The DNA sequence CAACCAAATGAGACAATGTAAGTGCACATCAGCCCCTCCTTCTGAGGCACTGTGAATAAATAGCTGCCAGTGTGAAAACTGATTGTGAAATATCAATTTGGAATCACCTGCATTACCAGAGTCTAAATAATgctaaaattcatttcaaattcattcaatCAAAGGAACCATATTTGATCGGTTTTTGTCAATATTATCAGATATTAATGCCCATTCTGTGGCTTCCATTTCTAAGTATTTAAGTTTAAGTACCCTAGTGCTATTTACATCCAATTCTGATTAGTCTACAAATACTAAAATActtgattatatatattcatacttTTCTATTTTTTAgattaaaatattgaaatttttacaaatgaggttttaagatatttacaaaatttttcTCTAgagtttttaaatctttttttaaatcaattttttaaaatatataaaatcatcaaaatatacatgtacataaaaaatatCCCTATTTAATTACAAAACTTTACATAGGTGGTGGGCCATTGACATATCTAAGTTCTGGTGCAAGTGTAATTGTGAGATCACCTAAGTGTTTGATAGCATCAGGGTCCACAAAATAGGCAATACCAAACATGACAATTGCTCCTGCTGCCTTAACATATCCTGAGCGGTACCATGACCTGGACGGTGTTGTAGTCTGACCCGCTGCTGCTGAATTTGATGCAAGGTCACTTTGCTGTTTTTTCATCCTATGAAAAATTAGGAATTCAGTCTGTTgtcatcatacatgtaaattttatacattCCTTTATAATACATTTGTAACATTAAAGTAATTTTCATGttataactttcttatgatTTCACTTGAAGTCAAAGTTGAAATAATAGGTCTGCATTCTTACATTTCTGGTGTAGCTATTGATCCCTGGTTAATGGACCACAACAAGGTCCTGTATTGTCTCTGGGCCTCAAGCATTCGATCCTGGATATCTGCTGTCTCATTGGTTATATCCACTTTAGTCTGCTCATCTGCAAACTGCATTAAACATCCTCGCATTGTCTGCAGGTGGCAACACTTTTCCTCGTATTTCTGAAGATTCTCATTCACAGACTGTAGAAAACATGCATTGAAATAGTACATGATATAAATGAACAGATTAGctttgcattttttaaaacactcATGGTAGTGAAATTTACAGTACCAATAATCTactttattatatgattgaataattcctagctctctaattggctgagatccaacaatgtagaaatcatactacgttatgtttacctacatgtgaccttccaggtgaacataaggaattattttttccacataggaccaaaaataggtcgttgaaacttacaattaaaaagcaaagaacaatcttgaagggttttttaatcatataataaaacaattattgctgtgtttgaggtcaatacgatgatttagccaccttcgaagtacaatattgtactcctcaggtggctaaatcatcgtattgacctcaaaaacagcaataattgtataatagtgaaataaaattgtcttTTCATGAACATGACGATAATGATAGTGACTGTTCAGTACAGAGTACTGTAGTGACCTACATGAAGGTACTGTGTGGGATCCTCCCTTTGCATATTTGCCATCATGAGGTCTATATCAAACTCTGATGACAGGAGCTCCTCGAGAGCATTTCTCTCCTCACTGTATTTACTCCAAATCTGGTATGCAGTTTCCAACTCAGACAATTGCTTTGTCAGgctatttgaaatttaaaaaaatgtttctttaggaaaataacaagattttttttttaaaagaagattGATAAAGAAAAGGAAATTTAATCTTAACATTCTGAAAATGTTTTGCAAAAATTCTTATTCATAACTTGTACAGTTTACTCATATGACCAACTTTCAATCAGAAAATGACACAAGACCATTTGTTTATCAATTTTTACCATCAATGCTGTCATACAATTGTCAATGCATTTTGCACACAGAGTATGTGAACAGCAAATACATACATGTCCCTGGTTCTGGTGAGGTGACTGCTGGCTCGGCTAACCTGTTGAGTTAAGGACAGTAAATTGATAGCGGGATGGTCTAACTGCAACCCACTGCACATCTTCTGCAGTGTTGCCATCTTGTTTTCTATACAGGGTAGGCCTTCCAGTTTGGTCTGCAAATCATTAAGAAATCACTGTGCAATCCTTAGTCACTGTGAATAgttacaagaggcccacaggccttatcggtcacctgagtattagatAAACGTGGCcacaagggctatgaaatctttcctgttctgtatatctaagctaaattctaatattcagcagcagtataaaaaatcaatatatggtGCATgagcacccaggggtgcatgagccgagttgcatgggatacactgtaaagtcaggaatgatgtggcatatttataattgtgaagaactaattgttggatataatgtaataaattcttgtgaatacatttttaaaaggagatccagatatttctaaaattttcaatcttttttcaggactgtgaccttgaccttttttctccaaaatcaataggtcttcctaacctgctatccaacaatataactaagtttcatttgattcagttttaaacttttcgagttactgtccagaaaccatatttgtctgaagttttccatctatttttggtcactgtgaccttgacctttgaccttttttctctaaaatcaataggggccttgctttgctggtatccaacaatatatccaagtttcatttgattcaaattaaaaaatttcgagttatcctcctaaaaccatttttttgttgttggaattttcattctattttgcagtcagtgacattgacctttgaccatttttctccaaaattaatacgGGTCTTTCTTACTTGGTACccaaaaatatatcaaagtttcatttgattagattgtaaacttttcgagttatcatccggaaaccaattgttgacgcccgcccgcatcactaaaccaatagccgagttcaacttcgttgcaactcggctaaaaatgtGTTTATCAAACACAAATGCTCCAAAAAGTGTTCGTGCTGATGAACAACTTTACATAATATCAATACACTTGTATGTACTATATCAACACTAAATGACTATTTTGGAGACGCCTTCGAGTCAGAACTCTggagttgtgaaattcataattttggtaatTCCTTGCTGCTTTTCCAAAATAGTCATTTAGTTTTTAAACAGTATCTGCTATCAACgaaattaaagaagtctttccatgaaaaagacaataatcactatgattATTTTAGCCCCACACTGgtaccaaaatccctacccctgggatcatgaaatttacagccatatattttcatattatccCTCTTAGTGTCTACATAAGTAATAATATCCATAtcatttcaatttagcatcaatagcCTTACAGAATATgctatttaaatattttacacataaacactatatgccaagcTTGGCACCGTCCtgaagtcagaacctctaccccagggattgtgacatttacattttggtagaggccttcctgttatACATGATGCATTTACTTTGATGTGCGGCAGTAGaggtgatttttttaaaaaaataaagcttggtcaatttttggcagatTTTGCCTATGGCCctgggggtgcaggagtcctaaaatttaaGTCCACcatgtcccaaagatgcttcataccagatttgaaatgaattggAATGGCAGTTATGAAGTAGTGCATAAATGTGTCTATTCAAACTTTTACTAATGCATTGTATGAATAATGTCCTATCAAAATGATTACTTTTGTGCTGATCAGGCAATGCTCTACATCCCTAAGGTTGCTGAACTTCTTGTTCCCTTCATCACAGCTGGACAGTTCAGCCATCACTTCCTCCAGACACCTGTTCATTGCCAATAACTCAGTGGACTCCAGTTGTCTCTCTTTGGCAAAAGCATGAAGCTTTTCCCACTGCACTAGAATGTCTGTAAACataaatttgaattatgaagACTTGAGACATGAATATGGCATTAAAAAGATGTACATGAATTTACTAGCACTTAACatagaaacaaaggaaacaaGTAACAAAATTGCTGTATCTGACTTGTCTAATACTTTGATGATTGACTTTAATGTAAAGTATACTGCACAAGATATTGTAAATTCACTATTTTAGTATCTTCTGTTGAGATTGAAGAATCTTGTCAGGGTGTCAAACAAACTGCTGAGAAGACTTTCGACAGAAGGCTACCTTTCATATTGTCTATTTCTTCCTCAGTGAATTCATCATTGAGATGCTGTAGTACATTCTGCAGACAGGCAACATTGGTCTGACAAGTGGCAATGATTTCATTCTGTCATAGAAGAAATCAGATTTAGAACTAAATCAAAAGATCATCAACACATAATCAGGTCATGTTTCAAGTCATGCAAATCTATCCTTGTAAAACTTGTTAACATATTGCCCCATAGGATTAAGATGACATACAAACTGCTCACACAGAGCTCTGTGGATTTCTATATCTGATCAATATTTGCTATTTCTGACTATCTGCTCTCTGTCACTACGTAAGGCCAATTCTGGTGGAAGAACTCGCATCCTATGATTTTATTGGGTTTTCTAAAAGCACTTCTCCGTCAGGCTTGTACAGGAATTGATTTAACTATAACAGTTTTACTGTTCtgacatacatacatatttatttgtgTTAATCTCCACTCCTGTTCCCATGAAGTccttggttttctttttcagataATGATCTGCAATCTTCAGTTGACTAATGGAGTCCTCTAGGAAACAATTCAGGTCCTCCAAATCTGAATCACTATCATACCCTGGTCGACTGCCCTGACTGACctataaacacagaaaataataTCATGTTTCATTCATTATATTTATCCAACCACATCACTGAATGGTGAAGAAGCTTTTTACATGAGTTTTCTTGGATTCATTGCCTACCAATTTGGGTCTAGGTGtcttcctcttttcagaggcaGCAGACAACATGGCAGAGTATTGAGGAATTTCCTCATCAAACTCAAAGTCTTCCTCCAGGTTTCTCCATGTCGCTGGCTCCTCTTCTTCTTCTCCTAACGATGTGTACACCTAGAACGAGTGTAAGAAGCATTGTGTATGCTACAGTGTCCTTAAAAAGGATAATCATTtgattcaaaatgaaattttcaattgaCTGCTAACCTGGTGGTAATTATCCCAGGTGGGTTCAGAGAATGAGGCTGTGCTTGCTATGTTTTCTTCATCTTCTGACATAACAAATTCACTGTGGGCAGTCGCATAATCTTCAGATCCTGTACAACAAACAATTTAAGATTTGACGACTGTTATTTATTATCATTCAAATTACTCTTACCTCAGAAAATAGTTTTTATAATGCCCATTTTCTTTACACGTACCTGAGCTTCCAGGCTCTGAAGTGTAAGCAGCATCAGCTTCATACAGCTTTCTCTTGGCTCCAGCTCGTGGCAGGGTACTTCTCCCTATCTCACTCTTCCCTGTGGGGGTGTCCAAAGCATCCCTGAGCTGTTCCATTGCTGTATCAGACCTTGAAAAGGTCACAGAGTCATCATCAGACTCTTTGATCTGGATCGCACTCCATGGTCGATCCTTCTTTTTCTTTCCATTCTGCCGAAGTTTGGCAGTGTTATATAATTTTGGGAGATTATTGGAAAGAGAAGCATCAGAATTGTACTCTAACCCTCCCAAAACACTATCATAAAGCCCTTCTGCATC is a window from the Ostrea edulis chromosome 5, xbOstEdul1.1, whole genome shotgun sequence genome containing:
- the LOC125652656 gene encoding uncharacterized protein LOC125652656, which codes for MSFKENSYGGTNPLNSPSEAKRRRVVGDDVSVTSTLSSRVSSRSHSPTFSETLDDSFLSTPGNSPATTLKLKEKFRVKYGRTELLSTIEQYLLDKDIIEACQFPDDTEDTDGNKKVSLMEFRQQYRELSQWLTNVQRVAQKSLGSKMLSEKYLAQSNNLDLLNKSLTRRKSFMDYAKQLLHREPNLQQEIEERVSCLNKMWSTLEQDVSGKAMWQNAETMIRDLEMDLKTLQAWLTDTDHKIFSMTTQYQKSDVELKKCLDEHKILQKDIESKNCNISAVLRLSELLHNDLQDSLKHQVYPLQQLALNLQQRWHEIWLSSVEVQCRLENALKGGKKNDFSPNTYLSGWIPSHFASENDPEGLNLGSDDSFQSLLPRQADLVESPPYDCSLSSDNSGKDSAVVSEVEIKMSSECSDSDLEMLRRSHQKSETRDIGYSSGASVSPFAVGQTSTESDCDDIKRLIDNVENLVGEKQKSPPRQRKSESPKKKKGPISSCDASSEDSDASLEEFSTASDDAEGLYDSVLGGLEYNSDASLSNNLPKLYNTAKLRQNGKKKKDRPWSAIQIKESDDDSVTFSRSDTAMEQLRDALDTPTGKSEIGRSTLPRAGAKRKLYEADAAYTSEPGSSGSEDYATAHSEFVMSEDEENIASTASFSEPTWDNYHQVYTSLGEEEEEPATWRNLEEDFEFDEEIPQYSAMLSAASEKRKTPRPKLVSQGSRPGYDSDSDLEDLNCFLEDSISQLKIADHYLKKKTKDFMGTGVEINTNKYNEIIATCQTNVACLQNVLQHLNDEFTEEEIDNMKDILVQWEKLHAFAKERQLESTELLAMNRCLEEVMAELSSCDEGNKKFSNLRDVEHCLISTKTKLEGLPCIENKMATLQKMCSGLQLDHPAINLLSLTQQVSRASSHLTRTRDILTKQLSELETAYQIWSKYSEERNALEELLSSEFDIDLMMANMQREDPTQYLHSVNENLQKYEEKCCHLQTMRGCLMQFADEQTKVDITNETADIQDRMLEAQRQYRTLLWSINQGSIATPEMMKKQQSDLASNSAAAGQTTTPSRSWYRSGYVKAAGAIVMFGIAYFVDPDAIKHLGDLTITLAPELRYVNGPPPM